The DNA window TGTGCCACACGGGACGATCACGCTCAGGATCGGCGGAGTCCGGCAACGAGCCATTCGACCAGGCGCCGGGCGTCGTAGTGGGGGTCGCCCGCACCGATGCAGAGGTTGCCCACGCCGCGCATCAGTTCCAACGCCTCGACGTCGGGGCGGATCTCGTCAGCCTCCGCGGCGGCGCGCAGCAATCCAGCACACACCGGCACGAGACGGTCGAGGAAGTAGGCGTGCAGCGTGTCGAAACCGGCCTTATCCGCCCGCATCGCAGCGGCAAGGCCGTGCTTGGTGGTCAGGAAATCCACGAAGAGGTCGATCCACTTCGCCAGCGCCCCGTAGGGACTGGCGCTGCTCGCCAGGAGCCGTG is part of the Deinococcus aestuarii genome and encodes:
- a CDS encoding helix-turn-helix domain-containing protein, which produces MTEIDERAGKAGQSKRADARRNEQTLLDAAAALFVTSGVEVPVRDIALKAGVGVGTIYRHFPTRADLIVAVYRHQVEACAEAGPRLLASSASPYGALAKWIDLFVDFLTTKHGLAAAMRADKAGFDTLHAYFLDRLVPVCAGLLRAAAEADEIRPDVEALELMRGVGNLCIGAGDPHYDARRLVEWLVAGLRRS